In Cucurbita pepo subsp. pepo cultivar mu-cu-16 chromosome LG04, ASM280686v2, whole genome shotgun sequence, the following are encoded in one genomic region:
- the LOC111794049 gene encoding dehydrodolichyl diphosphate synthase 6-like: protein MRIGNVWMSFWVTLTRILEDAINFIKRSTLKILSMGPIPNHVAFILDGNRRFAKKQKVVKGFGYKFGYIALMFMLKYCYELGVSYVTIYVFSIDNFKRSPQEVDAVMDLILEKVELWIRGEGFGYEYGIRLHFLGDLNLLSEPVREAVDRAMAATKNNNGAVLAICVAYTSTDEIVHAVERACEEKWDEIMNSKRVAVDEHGELKLITLGDVEKHMYAAVTPDPELLIRTSGEARLSNFLLWQTSCCYLYSTSMLWPEVNVCNFMWAILNFQRNHFYLVRKRKELKVVRE, encoded by the coding sequence ATGAGAATTGGAAACGTGTGGATGAGCTTTTGGGTTACACTTACTCGGATCTTAGAAGATGCcattaatttcattaagaGAAGTACCCTTAAAATTCTCTCAATGGGTCCAATTCCTAATCATGTGGCATTCATCCTTGATGGGAACAGAAGATTTGCCAAGAAACAAAAGGTGGTGAAAGGGTTTGGCTATAAGTTTGGGTATATAGCTTTAATGTTCATGCTCAAGTACTGCTACGAACTGGGCGTGTCGTATGTCACGATCTACGTCTTCAGCATTGacaacttcaaaagaagccCACAAGAAGTTGATGCCGTGATGGATTTGATATTGGAAAAGGTTGAATTGTGGATTAGAGGAGAAGGGTTTGGGTATGAATATGGAATAAGGCTTCACTTCTTGGGAGACTTGAATTTGTTGAGTGAACCTGTGAGGGAAGCTGTTGATAGAGCTATGGCAGCCACCAAGAACAACAATGGAGCTGTTCTTGCTATCTGTGTTGCTTACACTTCCACGGATGAGATTGTTCATGCTGTTGAAAGGGCTTGTGAAGAAAAATGGGATGAGATTATGAACTCAAAAAGAGTAGCTGTGGATGAACATGGGGAGCTCAAGTTGATAACATTAGGCGATGTCGAGAAGCATATGTATGCTGCGGTTACGCCCGATCCCGAGCTCTTGATTCGCACGTCGGGAGAGGCTCGTTTGAGCAATTTTCTCTTGTGGCAGACCTCTTGTTGTTATTTGTATTCTACTTCTATGCTTTGGCCAGAAGTTAATGTTTGTAATTTTATGTGGgcaattttgaattttcaaagaaaccatttttatttggttaggaaaaggaaagagtTAAAGGTTGTAAGAGAGTGA